A single genomic interval of Lathyrus oleraceus cultivar Zhongwan6 chromosome 7, CAAS_Psat_ZW6_1.0, whole genome shotgun sequence harbors:
- the LOC127107765 gene encoding patellin-6 has product MQRFHLSFSQNPTLMMDSSSSPLSLQNPSSSPKPTKKTLLSSLIGTNTPSSLRTPSFEEDNYFVTLLKSSEKKALQDLKKLLLEATTTSSNEVSMWGVPLLGGDDRADVILLKFLRARDFRVNESLNMILKCLSWRKEFSADTIVEEDLSQFKELEGVIAYMQGYDKEGHPVCYNAYGLFRDKDMYERFFGDEEKLKKFLRWRVQVLERGIRLLHFKPGGVNSLIQVTDLKDMPKRELRVASNHIMSLFQDNYPEMVARKIFINVPWYFSMLYSMFSPFLTQRTKSKFVISKEGNAAETLYKFIRPEDIPVQYGGLSFPSDLQNGPPKPASEFTVKGGEKVNIQIEGIEGGATITWDIVVGGWDLEYSAEFVPNAEGSYTIAVEKPRKIGSSEEAIHNSFTSKESGKMILSVDNTASRKKKVAAYRYVVRKCTAT; this is encoded by the exons ATGCAAAGATTCCATCTGAGTTTCTCTCAAAATCCAACCTTGATGATGGATTCATCTTCATCTCCTCTCTCTCTTCAAAACCCATCCTCCTCACCAAAACCCACCAAAAAAACCTTACTTTCATCTCTAATTGGCACCAACACTCCTTCATCTCTTCGAACCCCTTCCTTTGAAGAAGACAACTACTTTGTCACCCTTCTCAAATCCTCAGAGAAAAAAGCACTTCAAGACCTCAAAAAACTCCTCCTTGAAGCCACCACCACCTCATCCAATGAAGTTTCCATGTGGGGTGTTCCTCTCCTTGGCGGCGACGACAGAGCTGATGTAATCCTCTTGAAGTTCCTCAGAGCAAGAGACTTCAGAGTCAATGAATCCCTCAACATGATTCTAAAGTGCTTATCTTGGAGAAAAGAGTTCTCTGCTGACACCATAGTGGAAGAGGATTTAAGTCAGTTCAAGGAACTAGAAGGTGTTATAGCTTATATGCAAGGCTATGACAAAGAGGGCCACCCTGTTTGTTACAATGCTTATGGTTTGTTTAGAGACAAAGACATGTATGAGAGATTCTTTGGTGATGAAGAGAAGCTCAAGAAGTTTCTTAGATGGAGAGTTCAAGTTCTTGAAAGAGGTATTAGGCTTTTACATTTTAAACCAGGCGGTGTTAATTCTCTTATTCAAGTAACCGATCTAAAAGATATGCCTAAAAGAGAGTTGAGGGTTGCTTCTAATCATATTATGTCACTTTTTCAAGATAATTACCCTGAAATGGTTGCTAGAAAG ATCTTCATCAATGTGCCATGGTATTTCAGCATGTTGTATTCAATGTTTAGTCCTTTTTTGACTCAAAGGACTAAAAGCAAGTTTGTGATATCAAAAGAAGGAAATGCTGCTGAGACACTCTACAA ATTCATTAGACCTGAGGATATTCCTGTTCAGTATGGAGGGCTAAGTTTTCCCAGTGATTTGCAAAATGGTCCCCCAAAACCTGCTTCTGAATTCACTGTCAAAGGAGGAGAGAAAGTGAATATACAAATAGAAGGAATTGAG GGAGGTGCAACAATCACTTGGGACATTGTTGTTGGAGGCTGGGACTTAGAATACAGTGCTGAGTTTGTTCCAAATGCTGAAGGAAGCTACACTATAGCAGTTGAGAAGCCGCGAAAGATTGGATCATCCGAAGAAGCGATCCACAACTCATTCACGTCGAAAGAATCCGGCAAAATGATACTCTCGGTCGACAACACCGCCTCAAGGAAGAAAAAAGTCGCCGCGTATCGTTACGTCGTCCGAAAATGCACCGCAACTTGA